The Tolypothrix sp. PCC 7712 region GGGTTTTGAAGTACCTGTAACTCAGGGTTTAATTGCGCCAGAAATGATTAATGCTGCACATCAAGGAAAATTAGATGTGTTGTTTTCTGTAGGTGGTAATTTTTTAGAAGTTCTCCCAGAACCGGATTATGTTGAAGAGGCTTTGCAGCGCATTCCTCTAAGAGTACATATGGATATTGTGCTGTCTAGCCAAATGTTAGTAGAACCAGCAGATACGGTAGTGCTATTACCTGCCACAACTCGCTACGAAATTCCAGGTGGAGTAACAGAAACTAGCACAGAACGACGGGTGATTTTCAGCCCAGAAATACCAGGGACGCGCATTGGCGAAGCACGTCCAGAATGGGAAATATTTATGGATTTAGCAAGGCGGATAAGACCAGATTTAGCCGATAAATTATATTTTGAAAATACGGCTACTATGCGGCAAGAAATTGCCCAAGTTGTACCCCAATATGCAGGAATTCAACATTTACAGCAGCAGGGAGATCAGTTTCAATATGGTGGTTCACATTTGTGCTTTGGCTGGAATTTTTATACAGCAGATGGCAAAGCGCATTTTACACCTTTATCACCCCCACAAAAACAATCACCAACAGGTTATTTTTTAGTAGCAACACGTCGAGGCAAACAATTTAATAGTATGGTACAAGAACGCAAAGATGCGATTACAGGTGCAGTGCGAGAAGCTATATTTATGAATGCTAAGGATGCAGATAAATTAGGATTAAAAGATGGAGATCAGATAGTTCTTAAAAATGATTTAGGTGAGTTAACAGGAAAAGTTTATTTAGCGCCTATTCAACCAGGCAATTTACAAGTGCATTGGCCCGAAGGAAATATACTGCTCGATAAAACTAAACGTTCTGTAGAAGGTGTGCCAGATTATAATGCGATCGCTCGCCTAGAAAAAATCTGAATCTAGCTACAAACCCCTACTCTAAACTTAGATTACCCACACATAAAAAGCTATGTCCATCGCCCAAGATTTACCTACACCAGAAGGTGTTATATTTCCAAACAGGGATTTATATAGTGACGAACCGCCTTTGGAAACATATCTACATTTACAGCAGATGATGCTGTTATTAAAATGCCTAGAATGGTGGTGGCGAGACTTAAACCACCTCAATGATTTTTTTGCTGCTGGCAATATTACTATTTATTACAGTCAACGTCAGCGTAGATCAGAAGATTTTCGTGGCCCAGATTTTTTTGTTGTACGCAATACTGAAAACAGACTGCGTAACAGTTGGGTTGTGTGGGAAGAAGACGGCAAGTATCCCAACTTGATTATAGAACTACTGTCCCCAACAACTGCATCGGTGGATAAGGGC contains the following coding sequences:
- a CDS encoding Uma2 family endonuclease, whose protein sequence is MSIAQDLPTPEGVIFPNRDLYSDEPPLETYLHLQQMMLLLKCLEWWWRDLNHLNDFFAAGNITIYYSQRQRRSEDFRGPDFFVVRNTENRLRNSWVVWEEDGKYPNLIIELLSPTTASVDKGLKKQIYQDIFRTPEYFWFDPQTLEFAGFILVGGTYQPIEPNSQGLLWSQQLSLYLGVHEGKLRYFTAEAILILTPEEYAEQERQRAERLAVKLRELGIDPENI